In the genome of Capricornis sumatraensis isolate serow.1 chromosome 4, serow.2, whole genome shotgun sequence, the window CTTCTGTAATCCCTTTCACCCAATAAATTTGGTAGGAGGTTTTCCTTTCtgtgatctctttttttttttaaactctgctgACTGTTACGGGCTTGTCCCATTACAATGACAAGAATTACAGGACTTAGGGCTGTGCAGCTTGCAATAAGAAGCAGCATATTGGAATTAACAGAGAACACTGCCATGACGACCTgcataaagaatattacaaagggggaagggaggtgagttttcttttaaaatctcatcCTGTTCTGCTAATGTTCCAGCTACTGGGGAACCCAAAAGTCTTTCCCCTCTGTTGTCTCCCTGTATGaatttttcttgggcttcccaggaggcccagtggtaaagaatctgcctgccaatgcagaacacttgggtttggttcctgggtggagaagatctcctgaagaagaaaatggcaacccacttcagtatgcctgcctggagaattccatggacaggggaccctggcgggctacagtccatggggtcacgaaagagttggacacaacttaatgactaagaACACTGTAATGTAGCTTTAGGCTCACCTATAAAGCAGTTTGTCTTAAGTCTttgtacttaattttatttttctcacttagCAAATCACAGTCAGTCCTTAATCTGGTTTTCATATAAATCACATATTATATAGGTTGAATTatcttccccaccccccaattCTTATGCTGAAGTCCTAACTCAGAGTGTatttatttggagatagggtctttacagagataagttaaaatgaggttattAGGGTcagatgtgtgctcagttgctcaatcatgtctgactctttgccaccctatactctgtagtctgccaggctcctctgttcatgagacactccaagcaagaatactagagtgaattgccacttcctactccaggggatctttcccaccatggatcaaacccatgtctcttgcatctcctgcatttcaagtggattctttatcccctgagccacctgggaatcctgtaTTTCTGGTTAGGAagacccaatttttaaaaaatcctcagtGTTTATAAGTTCAGTGCATTTCAATAAAATACCATATGTTTTTTACTTTTATCCTAGATCAAGATAAGTTGGTTACAAAGTTCATCTGGAATAATAAACAAGAACATCCAAGAAGTTGTTGAAATGGATGACAGGAGTCTGGCCCAATGAGAGATTAAAACATTATGcatatatgctcagtcatgtccagctcttttgtgaccccatggactacagcccatcagcATCCTCTgttcatgcgattctccaggaaagaatactggagtggatggtcattttcttctccagggaatctccctgacagggatcgaacccacgtctcctgtggttcctgcattggcaggtggattctttaccactgagccacctgggaagccctaaaacacTATAAAGCCCTTTAAAACTCTATGATATTGATATGTGAGTAGAAAAACAGACCAATGTACTAGACTTgaaagtcaaggaaaaaaaaaaaaaagactaagtgCATATGGGAATTTATGACAAAAAGGCAGCACCTAAAGGATATAAAATATTGCTGGGCTCACTGGCTAGCcatatggaagaaaataaaattaaactcatTCTTCATACTGTACTAGAGAAGTAACCATAAAAAGATCAGAGTTTTaaagcaaaggaataaaaagaatcaCAAGTACTACAAGAAAATATGAGTAAATGTCTTTATAACATGGGCATAGGAGATTTTTCTGTGTGGCTAAGAATCCAAGAACAATAAGGAAAATGATTGATAAATTTGCtctatgaaataaaaacattttgcatGGAAAACAGCATAAGCAAGTAAAAAGACAAACTGGGGAAATCATTTAGAGCTATGtcacagaaaaatgaataataatcttTTGATTTTTAAGTGGTTTTCAAGAACTGAGAAGAATAAAACAAGAGTCTTATGGAAAATGggtcaaataaatgaatagacaGTACACATAAGAAGAAATGTACATGCCCCTTATACACATGGaaggtgtttgctgctgctgctgctgctgctgctaagttgcttcagtcgtgtccaactccacgcgaccccacagatggcagcccactaggctcctctgtccctgggattctccaggcaagaatacctgagtgggttgccatttccttctccaatgcatgaaagtgaaaagtgaaagtgaagtcattcggTCGtgcccaactcctagcgaccccatggactacagcccaacaggctcccccatccacgggactttccaggcaagagtactggagtgggttgccattgtggTGTTTAATCTCACTTAAAATAAGAGGAATTCAATGTAAAATTACACTGCAAtaccatttttcttcctttagaatcacaaaaatttaaatttaagtgcAACTCCTGTTGGCCAGGCTCTTGAAAATAGCCACTCTCACGAATTTACTGGCAAGAATGGAAAATGTACACTCCATATAGTGGGAAATTTGGAAATACTCGAAGAAACTACATATACATTGATTCTTGGATCCAGTAATCTGACTGCTAGAAGTCTTGCTTGAGTTACACCTCcaaaaatgcacagaaaaattgaattttttataatCACAGAAAGTCCATCAACATGTGGAAATAACTGTGGGAAAAACATTCCCACAATGGAATACCATGCAGCCATAGAGAGAAATGAGGAAGGTATCTACAGGTTGATGTAAAGTAAcatccagaatatatttttaagggaaaagaaaaacaaaaaagatgtgaACCAATGTGTAGAATAtgctgaatatatttttttcacaagAAAGGGTATTCAAGTatatactgatttaaaaaaataaacttggaaGGATAcatcaaaaacattaaaataacgATATAGGAAATATTATAGTAAATAGAAAAAAGTTCTGCCTGCTCTAtttgttcttttcagttttttaaattgttttacatTGTAAGTGATGTGGAGTATGAGACATGAGAACCAGATTAGCCAAATGCAGTGAGTGGACTTTGTTTGGATTTTGATTCAAAACTGCAATTGCCAAAACAGATTTTTGAAACACCCCCAAAAATGTAAATACAGAATAATTATTAGGtgatattaaggaattattataatattatgtttTAGATGTGACAATCAGAATAATGtggttatgttttaaaaaaggtCTTACCTACTAGAGAAATAAACTCAGGTATTATATATCTTGGATTTTTAAATACTGCAGAAGGGAGGGGGTTAGATATCTCAAAAGCCTTAACATTATACATACATTTTGACGTCTCAATTACAATTTCTAGAATTTATCCTAAATATATAGCTATGAATGTGTATAAAGATTTAGCTAGAGAAATACTTATTCCAGAAGTTTTTAGGGGCAAAAACCTGGAAATGCCTTGTATTTAAATAATTGTATTagttaaataaatcaaataatgCAATATCACCTTTAAAATTAcattgaaaaagaatttttataaattgaatgGGAAGGTGTTCATATTATTGCTAAGGAAGAATTCATAAAACCATAATCCAatataatttagattttattaagaaaaaattcttcaaggaaaaatattaagatattatGCAAGTGTTTTTAGTCACTATTTTAGGGAGATCAGAATTCAGGCAACATTTACTTAAATTCGTTatttagtcacaaagttgtgtccagctctgcaaccctaAGAACTGcagtctgctaggctcctttgtccatgggatttctcaggcagcagtactggagtgggttgccatttcctcctccaggggatcttcgagacccagggatcgaacccacatctcctgtgtctccttcattggcaggcaaattctttaccactggggatATTAGTAgtttatctttatcttttaaactaCTGACAATCAACATATGTTATCTTTGCAAAATATAATAGCTATTAAAGTAAAAGAGAGTTCTTCATTAAGCAATtcatcaatttcagaaaaatagtaACACtgaagacatagaaaaaaataatgtaaagatTGAGATATTTGTCTggtaaaacatttttcaaatatgaaGAACAGCCACTGCACTGtaaattgaaatcattttttaTCACAAATGATGTAAGATTCCTTTCTCCTCAAAAATGGTTTCTCACAATGAGATTTCTGATACATTCAACCTAACCCCTTAGGAGAGgaagtaatttttcattttgcttgatCACAGAACCAAGCACAGTGTTGTGAAGTTTATGTAGAGGGTAGACTGTTTGTAAAGGATCTTTCCACTTAATTTCTCTTATTCATAAACTAGATTCCCTCTTGGTGCCCAAGGTCCACCCCAGTGGCCCCTGGAAAGGGTAACAATGCCATCCTGGCGAGGAGGCCACTGTGACTCTTTGGAGGAGAAATGCTTGCCTGACAGGAAGACGCTGAAAGCTTGCCCTTCTGCCTCCgaggaaagagaaatgagagagagaaagaatctgACAGGAAGACTAATATGTTTTGACCTCCTGTCTCTGGGGTTAAGTCCCATAGCTGCAAAGCATATTTGATTGTTCAGGAAAAGCTGGAAGGAGAACTTTTGCTCTTCTTAAGGACTACGAGGGAAGAGACGGTGACAGCAGGCCAATAAAAATGGTGCTGTGGCATAAATCGGCCTGGAGTGCCTGATGGGTCTCTTTCCCTCTTCGGACTTTCCACCTTCATCTCAGGCAACTGTCAGTCACACTGTGGTTTCTAAAGGACCCAGTGTTACAATTAGCCCCTAAGAGATGTTACGATGCTCAAGATTTCTGGAGGAGGACTCGCCACCAGAAGTTGTCTGAGGTTGCAACGGCTTTAGGCTATGCTGTGTCTTCCGGaaaacattttcccttttctccaccactTCTCAGAAGcttttgaaagaaatgaagttACCTGTGGGTGTCAGATGTAGGCAAGATAGCACAGAGAGGGTTTGACAAGGTCCAGTAGCCTAGGATTTTGTCAGGATACTGGAAGGGACCAGAATAACTGTGCCTTGGTGGGAACAGTTTGTGGTGGAGACCAACAGAGAGACTGGCACAAAGTTAGGGCCCCTACACCGAATGTCCCAAAGGTAATAAGGATTTTCCTCTGCAAAGCGCTGTCTCAGGAAGGAGAcgagtgaaggaaggaaggagtgtgAAAGAAGAAACAGCTCTGTTAGAAGTGGTATTAACATTGCCTGAAGATTTGCCAAAAAGAGACTGACTGATATATCGGAACATCTCTAATTATCAGGTTAATAGTTTTTCATAGCTATCAAAATGACAGAACTTTTAAAGAAGATGACattaaaacaaagttaaaatgTAGCATGTTCTTGGCATATTTGAGTATTgatagccaatttttttttttagttttagttaATTTAGTTAATTTAGTTAATTTCAGTTTTTGCAAAAACTATTCTAAACTTcacagatatttaataaataaagaagCAATTATATAACAGTTACTGAAAGGCTGAAATGTTTCTATGAATTTTCTGGGACAGCTACAAATGTCTCCTGTTAATTCCTCGATGTTTCTTTcctgataaaaacaaaaaaggaattttttttaatgacatactttgttcccccaccccacccccaccaaaagcTTGATAAAATCTGCTTTCAGTAGAGTGAGTAGGAGTGACTTGTATCCATTGGGATAGTAAAAAGATTTTAGATAAGATGGAAAGTTGCAACTGTCTCTCCCttagttttcttctttatatattcctgttcttaaaaaaaatttttttttactttttattttttgctctcaCTTGAAACATCTAAGGAAAAAGATTAGTTTAAGATAACACACTTGTTCACAATTCTGTTAAGaattcagaatatatatattccttgCCAGTACTGCTCATGGACTGTTCTGAGATTTTGTTTTCACGTGTGTATCACTGACCATGCTaatatgcaaagaaagagagaatcctgggttcaatccctgggtggggaagatcccctggaggactgcatggcaacccactccagtattcttgccgggagaaacccatggacagaggagcctagtgggctacggtccatggggtggcaaagagtcagacagactgagaggCTAACACTTTCCCGCTTTTCACATGAATGTGTAAATATTTCAGGGAATGTGGGAgacttttgaaacaaaaattaaaaatcaaaatcttGAGTCCTTGAACTGGAGATTACTTGGATTTAACCACAAATTATATAttatctctttttaaagattaatattaTATGATAAAATATGATTTGGGTGGAATGAATGAAGCTGAGATCTCTTCATCTTCAATATGAAGCTGGCTCATATTTGAGAGATGCTTGTCGAACATTGCAGAGTTTTGACTCACTGCCAAAGCTAGCACTTTTGTAATAACCTTAAATATATCTGGCCAGACTTCAATAACCTTCCCCATTCCCCtactccaccccccacccctgccccacggAGAGAACTGAGAGTGGGAAATTATCTCATTCAGAATTATCTGATATTTACTAAGACCCAGACTCGGATATTAAGATCTAGAAATATTCAATCTTCAGAGTTAACGTTTTATAATTTCTGAGAATAGCTGTtaatacagccttgtcatatttttaaaaagtctgttgtAAAAGAATGTATTGTGAGTAGCGGCCTAATTTGAAGGGCTCAGGAAAAAGAAGACTGTGGTTCCTCGACCTTGTAGTACTTATGCCTGAAGATCCAGGCACGTACTTGTGTGAGgcaatatttatttctgtttgcaTAGTCATTCAACACATTTACTCAGTAACGATTTATTGAGTACTTTCTGTGTATCAGGTACCTGTTGAGACTGCAGCGCAAGACTGACAGGATTTCTGCTTTCATGGGGTTTTTAACCTGGAGGCGGCGGTGTGGGAGGTATTATCAAATGCGTATAAATACAGAGTTGCAAACCCGGAAAGAAAGGCTGTGCAGTAAACTGTTGGGGGTCAGTGGTGGACATGAAgctcttccagaaaaaaaaaagtggggggcggggggtggcctTGAAAGAGCAGAATTTAGCGAAGAGGGAAGAGTGGCAGTTGAAGTGCCATTCAGAGGAGCGCTGCCGGAACAAAGACCTGATAAACTGAGATCTGGGAAAACTGCAAAGTCGTCCCCAAAATGCCGGGGCACAAAAAGCTGCGTAAGGCGAGGCCGGAGCAAACGGTAGAGTCGGTGCCCTGCCACGCAGGAGTCTCACAGGGTGGTTTCAGTATTTAGCTTTTCATCCAAAGATGTGCTCTGCGATTAGATGAGCTCTTAGCTATCTGATTGGCAGATACGttcttgcttctgtttttctggcCAGCAGGAGGAGGTGTGTTTTTGCTtctttggggcttttttttttttttgatccattaAGCCGGCGTGTGCATTATCAGACTAGTCAGAGGCCATCTATTCCTGTTGGGAAGGAGGCGTGTATACTTTTTTGACCCTTGGGGAAGGAGAGTTTGCAACCTCTTCTCAATCGTTATTGGATTTTGTACTAAAATAGCACCGAGGAGGCGGAGACTCGGGAGAGCCAGAAGAGAGGGAGGCTCCGAAAACCTACACGAACTGTGCGGGCGGAGTCGGATCCGACGAGCGTGGGGGAAGGGATGGAGCGCGGCGCCCCAGCGACCCTCTGCGCATGACCGCCTCTGGTTGCCAAGGCAGCGGGACGGAGTCGCCCGGAAGAGCTTCCCTTGAGGAACTGCCGGCTCCTAAAACTCATCCCCCAGGGGCTCAGGACTGACCAGTTCCTGAGGCAGTCTTGACCACGGCAAAGCAGATGAGGCGCAGAGCCTGATGCGGGGTGATGGCCATCCGCCCAGAAGCCGGAGGATTCAGAGAAACAGGGAGAATTGGCCCCAGCGGACACCGGGACTATGGCAGACCTTTCTAAGGAGACCTTGGAGTCCTTGACTGATGAGGTAAAGAGTTCCGGTTCATTCAGTTCCTCTGGAGGACTGCAGCCCTGGTCTTCTGCCTCTGGGAGCAAGTCTGAGAGTGGATCGCAGCCTTCACTCTCGGAATATGGAGACAACCAATCTGAGCTTTCGGACTTCAAAGCTAATGTAAAGAAATTGAGCAGAAAATGGATCCACAACCTCAAAGGCAAGGAAACGAACTCTGAACAGTATCGACCGGACACTAAATATCAAACAGAAATCACTCAGGCATCCCTTGAAGAATTGAATGCCCTGCAGTCTTTCTGCACCGTTAAGGTAAACCTGATCCACCATAGAGCGAACTCTACGGGGAAAAAGAGCAGCAGGCATAAAAAGCTGCAGCTTGGACCCGAGGCAGAAGCTCCAGAGGTAGATGCCTTAAAGTGTACTGTCCCCGACGAGCTTTTGAAtagaatctattttaaaaacatgagaaCACCCAAACAGGTGGGGACAGCTAAGCAACACATTTCTTCTCGGTGTCCCGACTGTATCAGAAAAAGGGCAGAACTGGCCCAATGTGCCTTCCTGAAACAGAAGAAGACTTTACTGGAGTCACTTCTACTCCAAGAGAAAATAGATGAACATCTTAATACGAAAGACTTCCTTACCCTTGTCAGAGAAGCACACCAGAGCCTTCCCAGGCTTTCAGATGACCCCAGAAgaatctgggaaagactgaatgagagaaaagtaAAATTGGATACTCTGGTTTTTGAAAGGTCAGATATAAAGCAGAAAATGTAGCAGAATGGAAATAGTGCTTATCATTCACCTTTTTGTCGGCTTATTCGCAAACCTCTTATTCTTAACCAAACAGGGGGTGGTGTTTATTAATGATAATGTGTCATGGGGGTAAATGTTTCTGTTGTGTATTTGAGTAATTATCATCTCTGTAATAGGAGTGGAGTGGGCATGCAGCCTATAGCACCCAATCCTTAGCATCTCCACCATTACTGGGAGACCCTGAGGACAGCAGTTATAAGGTCCCACTCTGCCTGTGGTCACCCTCCAGTGGCCATCGTGGCAGAGCTTGGGGTGTGAAGCAGTCACAGGGCGGTGCCTGGGGACAGGCTGAGGGCTGTCCTGCAGAGCCCCAGAAATCTCGCATGGCCTCCTAACTGGCCAGGCCCAGGCCTTAAAGGAGCAGCGAACCTCTTCCCCATCCTCATCTCCAGGACCTGTGGTCTCCTTGCCTGGCAGTTCAAGGAGGCCTCAGCAACGGGAGTAAACAGGGAATCTGCCACTCAGGTAACAGCTTCAACCAGCTTCAGTCTGTCTGTTCGAGTTTCAGAAACTGATTCAGCTTAAATCCGTTGTCTATCCTGAGTTAGTGGCCAGAGGTCAGGGATAATTTGCACAGACATGGAGCATCTACTTCGGGTCCACTGCTGTGGGTTGGGTCTCTTTTCAAAGAAGGGCAATTGTTGTGAGCTAGGAATTCAAATGATTGGTATTTGCTACAGCACATATTCCTATTGATCCTAAACAAATGATTCTCTCCAATTTAAATGAGAAGCCTGAGAGCCAGCTGTGTCCTGGGTTCCCAGCTGGGCAGGGACCAGGGACTTAGCCATGAGGGTGCCTGTCAGCTAAGATCTGCCTCCTCAGCTGGGCCTAGGCCCTGGCGGGAGGACCCAAACTGGTTGCAGGACAAGCGCTTCAGGCAGTCGTTGGCCTGTGCAAGGATCACCCTCCTCTTAGCCAAGCCTGGGCCTCAGAGGGTGAAAGTTGAGCTTTAGGATCTTGCCTTTTCTTGTCTGAactgaaaataacatttattttggtgAAGGTTTATGGGGAACACCTTGAGCCATGGACCAGACCTCAGGAACAAAGGATCTGCCACTAACAAATTTGTAACAACTAACACACCCTCTCTCACCTTTCCTATTAAAGGGATTTGTTGAAAGCCTTTGGGGCATTATGGGGTTCTTAAagcatggccctgcaataaactgTTCTATGCTCCAAACTCTTGATGTTTTAATATcctttggcctcactgtgtgtggGCACATGGACCTGCATTCTATAACATTTCTACAGTCAGTTTGGAAACAAGAGTTTACTATTCTTCCCTCACAGATTTAAGGACTAAAACTTTCCATCcagtttttttttatattatagaaGGCAACATTTTAGTTGAAAGAGTTACAAAGTTTTTATAACAATCCAGGAGAGAGATACTGGCATTTTGGATTAGGATTTTGACTGTACaggtagaaagaaaaatagaaatctaaCAAGGATTTAGAAGGCATTCTTCGGTGAAGAAATGAATATAGGGGTTTAATAAACGGTAAATGTTAAGAATGTGACTAAGTTTCTGACTTGTACATTTGTATGATATGATAATTTCATTGAGATAGGAACAGTGGAAGAGAATGATGTTTGATTAAGAAAGCAATTATTTGGACATGGTTAGTTTGAGAAATATTTGGGACATTCACATTGAGAGGTTGATTAACATTTGGTTATGTGTGCTTGTGATCTGAAGACAAGGTCTAACCTAGAGATTTGAAGTAAAGGGTTGAGGCGGAGGGGATCACTGGAAGATACTGTAGTTAGAAATTGAAGTCATAGATGTGGTGAGTTCTTCTCGAAGAAAATAGaataagaagggaagaaaggctatgaccaattCTTGAGAAATTCACCAGTTAGTGGCTGGGTAGAGGAGAAtaaggtttccctgatggctcagtggtaaagaacacatctgccaatgcaggagatgcgggtttgattcttaggtcgagaagatgccctggagaaggaaatgccagtccactccagtattcttgcctgggaaatcccatggacgcaggaacctggcagggaacagtccatggggttccaaaagagttggagacaacttagcaactgaacaacagcaacaacacaggaGAATGAGCCAGCGAAGGAGATTGAGGAGGAGTCATCCTAGAAGGATAAAGGAAACCAGGAAAGTGTAGTATCAGagagcaaagaaagagaagacttCAAGAAGGATGGGCTGTCTGAGCATGCCAACCCAACAGAGTTCACAGGAGATAGTTTAGTCACATATTGGCCTCTTGGCCTTAACAGCAGTCCCTTCACTCTTAGAATCTGGGCAGACTGACAAAGCAGATTGAGGAATAAATGTAAGCTAATGACATGAGGAATATgggtatagatttttttttacttgaaagtgaaagtgaagtcgctcagtcgtgtccgacgctttgcggccccatggaccaggctcctccgtccatgggattccccaggcaagaataccggttgccatttccttctccaggggatcttcccaacccagggactgaacctgggtttcctgcgttggaggcagatgctttaacctctgagccaccagggaaaagctCCTTGTTTTTAGTACAGTTAAAATATCAGCATAAAGGACTGATCTAGTGCCCCCTTGTATTTTGTTGTCCAAATCATGATTAACAACAGTCCGATTATGGTACGAATGCTGCTTATTTCTGAAATTCTGAGTAATTTCTTACATTCTGAGTAAATGTCACCAGTTTCCTAGATGACTTACAAATTGTTACTAATCTTATTTTCAAAGGAGGTGGTAGGTAGACTTTGTGAAGTTTAGCTGTGGAAGGAGAGCAGAGGAGATAATTTTTCTACATGTCTTTACACCTAACCTATAATAATCAAAAATTTGTAAACGTCAGCAAGAAATAGCTTTTGTATCATATTTCAATACTTCAATACTAGTCTTTGATTTTAGACCTTCATTTATGTATAAACATGCtcctttttttctataaaatttattGTATTTCTGTTAGTCATTTCTAGTTAAAATGGGAAATGAAATCACTACCATTTTCATAGTAACTTTTTATTTGAAATCCACACTATGTCATGCTTTATCTTTGCCATATTAGTataaaaaattctgaattattttcccattaaggGTCATAATTCATCCCTTCAGTCaattaagtcttccaatccatgcacaagagattttaaattttgtttaggtctttaattttgaaagaagtgtTTCATAGTTTTGTGCATACAAGTGGTGTGCTTCCTTTATGCCTAAGTATTTGACTCCATTGTTTGCTAtagtaaatggattttttttcaattcattttctttttggatgTTCATTGCTAGTGTgtagaaatacaacagatttttgcctgttgattttatatcttgaaaCTACTGAATTTATTGATTTGCACTAacagtttttaagaaaatagattCTTTAAGATTTTAGAGCTAGAAGATTTTGTCATTTGtaaacagagataattttacttcttgcTTTTGATgtggacatcttttttttcttgcctaattgccctGGTTCTAATTTCCAGTACTGTAATGAATAGAAGTAGTGAAGtgaacatccttgtcttatttctgatcttaggggaagAGCTTTCAGTTTTTAACCATTGAGTATGTTTGTGGGTTTTTCATAAATGGCCTTTTTCATTTGGAGTAAGTTCCTTTCTAttcttagtttattgaatgtttttGTATCATAAAGGGGTATTTCATCAGTTGAGGTGATCATGTAGTTTGATGTACTCGTTAACCCATTCTCATGCCTCACCTTCTTTGCACTCAGCCCATAGCCTTGAAACACTGACTAATCAGAATTAGATGTTGTAGTCTGTATGCTTAAGCACTAATATAAGTTTATAACACTTGTGTCTTAAtaatcttttctttctgactttatttGAACAACTGGAGCATAGAGGTTCCATCTTATACACTTTTCACAGGACTCAGCACAATGCCTGACACAGGATGGTGCTCAAGAAAAGTTGCAATGATGGAAAAATAAGTGCATCCAAATAATGAGATTTAATATGTCTTTTGCATCAGATCAAGAAAATAATCTGCTAGTGTTTTGCCTTTGTGTAGCTATTTTCTGTAattgttctctttctctccatgGCTTGGATTCCTTTTTATCATATACATTCATACTTTTTCTCAATGGTGAATTAGTGGAACACTTTTTGATATCTTTCCATATGCAGCCAATTAATACAGTattcatttaaaagaatataaaaatatctctCTGGAATTCATGTTTTCAGATAGAAAAACATTTATGTGACTTGTTAACTTCAAAGATAATTCATGACTTTTTGTAGTTTTGAAATGAGGTAGAAATTCCTGATGCTCAAActcaaaaatagtttttaattctTCTGAACAAATTCAAAAGGAATGAATATCCTTTCTCCAAATCCTTTATAGCGGCACCCAAGAGATTCCAGTAAGTCTGGAAAGGAAAATCTATCAGATCAGATGCTAAGAAACCACATATTTTCCCAATGCACTAAAAATGTATCCGGCAACTTGGTACAGGATTAAATAAATGCAGCGTATGTAACTGTAGTATAGATAGTATATAAATATGCATCCATGTAGTTTATGTTTTTTAATCtagatttttaatgaaaaaaattctgcACTGAGAATCAAATCTATGCATTTAATGagtattagaaaaacaaaatccttGGAACAGAAATAAGTGATGTGCCAGattgagagaaaagaaagttcaGTCCTAAACCTCTGAGTCATTCAAATTCCAGTCTCAGAATTGTTTAGGAATGTTTGGGACACCCAGCTCAGAATACCTCCAGTTTTAAACATGTTAGTTTATTTCATGATGAAGCCTAATATAGTAACATAGTTGTTTCTGCAGCAGTTAAAcaggctgcaaagaaaataagaattgtgGTTCTATGTGGGTGTGGGCTCTCCTtcaattttttctggaatt includes:
- the C4H8orf48 gene encoding uncharacterized protein C8orf48 homolog; translated protein: MADLSKETLESLTDEVKSSGSFSSSGGLQPWSSASGSKSESGSQPSLSEYGDNQSELSDFKANVKKLSRKWIHNLKGKETNSEQYRPDTKYQTEITQASLEELNALQSFCTVKVNLIHHRANSTGKKSSRHKKLQLGPEAEAPEVDALKCTVPDELLNRIYFKNMRTPKQVGTAKQHISSRCPDCIRKRAELAQCAFLKQKKTLLESLLLQEKIDEHLNTKDFLTLVREAHQSLPRLSDDPRRIWERLNERKVKLDTLVFERSDIKQKM